The following are encoded together in the Anaeromyxobacter diazotrophicus genome:
- a CDS encoding rubrerythrin family protein: MPTTVENLQVAFAGESQANRKYLAFARKAEKEGYPQIAKLFRAAAEAETIHALAHLGNMGGVGSTLENLRAAVSGETYEFTEMYPPMVAQAQAENHKARHMLGFANAAEKVHAGLFGQALQALEAGADLSKMDVYLCPVCGDVEFGNPPDKCPICGAPASKYQKIG; the protein is encoded by the coding sequence ATGCCCACCACCGTCGAGAACCTCCAGGTCGCCTTCGCCGGCGAGAGCCAGGCCAACCGCAAGTACCTCGCCTTCGCCCGGAAGGCGGAGAAGGAGGGCTACCCGCAGATCGCGAAGCTGTTCCGCGCCGCCGCCGAGGCCGAGACGATCCACGCGCTGGCGCACCTCGGCAACATGGGCGGCGTCGGCTCCACGCTCGAGAACCTGCGCGCCGCGGTCTCGGGGGAGACCTACGAGTTCACCGAGATGTACCCGCCCATGGTGGCGCAGGCGCAGGCGGAGAACCACAAGGCGCGCCACATGCTGGGGTTCGCCAACGCCGCGGAGAAGGTCCACGCGGGCCTCTTCGGCCAGGCGCTGCAGGCGCTCGAGGCGGGCGCCGACCTCTCCAAGATGGACGTCTACCTCTGCCCGGTCTGCGGCGACGTCGAGTTCGGCAACCCGCCCGACAAGTGCCCGATCTGCGGCGCGCCTGCGTCGAAGTACCAGAAGATCGGCTGA